A section of the Burkholderia mallei ATCC 23344 genome encodes:
- the dsbA gene encoding thiol:disulfide interchange protein DsbA produces the protein MKKLLSSLFLSLSLVAGFAQASPSAPVAGKDFEVMKSPQPVSAPAGKVEVIEFFWYGCPHCYEFEPTIEAWVKKQGDKIAFKRVPVAFRDDFVPHSKLFYALAALGVSEKVTPAVFNAIHKEKNYLLTPQAQADFLATQGVDKKKFLDAYNSFSVQGQVKQSAELLKNYNIDGVPTIVVQGKYKTGPAYTNSLEGTAQVLDFLVKQVQDKKL, from the coding sequence ATGAAAAAACTGCTTAGCTCGCTGTTCCTGTCCCTGAGCCTCGTCGCGGGCTTCGCGCAGGCGTCGCCCTCCGCGCCCGTCGCCGGCAAGGATTTCGAGGTGATGAAGTCGCCGCAGCCGGTGTCCGCGCCCGCCGGCAAGGTCGAGGTGATCGAGTTCTTCTGGTACGGCTGCCCGCACTGCTACGAGTTCGAGCCGACGATCGAGGCCTGGGTGAAGAAGCAGGGCGACAAGATCGCGTTCAAGCGCGTGCCGGTGGCGTTCCGCGACGATTTCGTCCCGCACTCGAAGCTGTTCTATGCGCTCGCGGCGCTCGGCGTCTCCGAGAAGGTGACGCCCGCCGTGTTCAACGCGATCCACAAGGAAAAGAACTACCTGCTGACGCCACAGGCACAGGCCGACTTCCTCGCGACGCAGGGCGTCGACAAGAAGAAGTTCCTCGATGCGTACAACTCGTTCAGCGTGCAGGGCCAGGTGAAGCAATCGGCCGAGCTGCTGAAGAACTACAACATCGACGGCGTGCCGACGATCGTCGTGCAGGGCAAGTACAAGACGGGCCCGGCGTACACGAACAGCCTCGAAGGCACCGCGCAAGTGCTCGACTTCCTCGTCAAGCAAGTGCAGGACAAGAAGCTGTAA
- a CDS encoding SDR family oxidoreductase — protein MNAPAPLKVFITGASSGLGLALAAEYARHGATLGLVARRADALAEFAPRFPKASISIYPADVRDADALALAASRFVAAHGCPDVVIANAGISKGAITGEGDLAAFREIMDVNYYGMIATFEPFIAPMTAARRGTLVGIASVAGVRGLPGSGAYSASKAAAIKYLEALRVELRPAQVAVVTIAPGYIRTPMTEHNPYPMPFLMDADRFAKRAALAISQKTAFRVIPWQMGIVAKLLHVMPRWLYDRLFEKAPRKPRAKAG, from the coding sequence ATGAACGCCCCTGCCCCGCTCAAGGTCTTCATCACCGGCGCCTCCAGCGGGCTCGGCCTCGCGCTCGCCGCCGAATACGCGCGGCACGGCGCGACGCTCGGCCTCGTCGCCCGGCGCGCCGATGCGCTCGCCGAGTTCGCGCCACGCTTTCCCAAGGCCTCGATCTCGATCTACCCGGCCGACGTGCGCGACGCCGATGCGCTCGCGCTCGCCGCGTCGCGCTTCGTCGCCGCGCACGGGTGCCCCGACGTCGTGATCGCGAACGCCGGCATCAGCAAGGGCGCGATCACGGGCGAAGGCGATCTGGCCGCGTTCCGCGAGATCATGGACGTCAACTACTACGGGATGATCGCGACGTTCGAGCCGTTCATCGCGCCGATGACGGCCGCGCGGCGCGGCACGCTCGTCGGCATCGCGAGCGTGGCCGGCGTGCGCGGGCTGCCGGGCTCGGGCGCGTACAGCGCGTCGAAGGCGGCGGCGATCAAGTATCTCGAGGCGCTGAGGGTCGAGCTGCGGCCCGCGCAAGTCGCGGTCGTGACGATCGCGCCCGGCTACATCCGCACGCCGATGACCGAGCACAACCCGTATCCGATGCCGTTCCTGATGGATGCGGACCGCTTCGCGAAGCGCGCGGCGCTCGCGATCTCGCAGAAAACCGCGTTTCGCGTGATTCCATGGCAGATGGGCATCGTCGCGAAGCTGCTGCACGTGATGCCGCGCTGGCTGTACGATCGCCTGTTCGAGAAGGCGCCGCGCAAACCCAGGGCGAAGGCGGGCTGA
- a CDS encoding SDR family oxidoreductase, whose translation MNLNDAVVLVTGANRGLGLAFVEGLKAAGAKKIYAAARDPARVTTPGVQPVRLDVTRAQDIAAAARELRDVNLLVNNAGIFRMGSLLAEADGGGLQAQLDTNFFGPLAMARAFAPVLRENGGGAIINVLSVLSWLGLPNTGAYGISKAAAWAATNAIRNELREQRTRVLALHSAYIDTDMVAHAQGVPKNRPEDVVRQTLDALAAGRDEVLVDALTRDVKAGLSAEPAVYTQPPTGA comes from the coding sequence ATGAATCTGAATGATGCCGTCGTACTGGTGACCGGCGCGAATCGCGGCCTGGGGCTCGCGTTCGTCGAGGGGCTGAAGGCCGCGGGCGCGAAGAAAATCTATGCGGCCGCGCGCGATCCGGCGCGCGTGACGACGCCCGGCGTGCAGCCGGTGCGGCTCGACGTCACGCGCGCGCAAGATATCGCCGCCGCCGCGCGCGAGTTGCGCGACGTCAATCTGCTCGTCAACAACGCGGGCATTTTCCGGATGGGCTCGCTGCTCGCGGAGGCGGACGGCGGCGGCCTGCAGGCGCAGCTCGACACGAATTTCTTCGGCCCGCTCGCGATGGCGCGTGCGTTCGCGCCGGTGCTGCGCGAGAACGGCGGCGGCGCGATCATCAACGTGCTGTCGGTGCTGTCGTGGCTCGGCTTGCCGAATACGGGCGCGTACGGCATTTCGAAGGCGGCCGCGTGGGCCGCGACGAACGCGATCCGCAACGAGCTGCGCGAGCAGCGCACGCGCGTGCTCGCGCTGCATTCGGCGTATATCGATACCGACATGGTCGCGCACGCGCAGGGCGTGCCGAAGAATCGCCCGGAGGACGTCGTCCGGCAGACGCTCGACGCGCTCGCGGCCGGCCGCGACGAAGTGCTCGTCGATGCGCTGACGCGCGACGTGAAGGCGGGGTTGTCGGCCGAGCCGGCGGTCTACACGCAGCCGCCGACGGGCGCGTGA
- a CDS encoding MarR family winged helix-turn-helix transcriptional regulator, translated as MRLPCHCGTLRQATRAITSLYDAHLARHGIRITQFTILAALHGGDALPTGELATRLLLDQTTLSRTLATLQSNQLVRAESGDDQRVRLWSLTPKGTALFKAARVDWEAAQNDVYRRIGKRNMQALDADIFALAKALSN; from the coding sequence ATGAGACTCCCGTGCCACTGCGGCACGCTGCGCCAGGCCACGCGCGCGATCACGTCGCTCTACGACGCGCATCTCGCGAGGCACGGCATCCGCATCACGCAATTCACGATACTCGCGGCACTGCACGGCGGCGATGCGCTGCCGACCGGCGAACTCGCGACGCGCCTGCTGCTCGACCAGACCACGCTGAGCCGCACGCTCGCGACGCTGCAATCGAACCAGCTCGTGCGCGCCGAATCCGGCGACGACCAGCGCGTGCGCCTCTGGAGCCTCACGCCGAAGGGCACCGCGCTGTTCAAGGCGGCCCGCGTCGACTGGGAGGCCGCGCAGAACGACGTGTATCGGCGCATCGGCAAACGAAACATGCAGGCGCTCGATGCCGACATTTTCGCGCTCGCCAAGGCGCTCTCGAACTGA
- a CDS encoding ABC transporter substrate-binding protein: MRFTHIAAAALVAAASVAAAKPLTVCTESSPDGFDVVQYNSLVTTNASADVVFNTLVSYDEATKKVVPALADKWDVSADGLAYTFHLRPNVAFQTTDSFKPTRALDADDVLFTFGRMLDDANPWHKVAGASGFPHAQSMGLAKLVKAVTKIDESTVKFELNEPNATFVPILTMGFASIYSAEYADQLLKAGKQADLNAKPVGTGPFVLKSYTKDAVIRYEANPTYWGPKPKVERLIYAITPDPSVRAQKVKAGECQIALSPKPQDVAAAKADRALRVVETPAFMTAFVALNTQKKPLDNDKVREALNLAFDRATYLKVVFDNTATPATNPYPPNTWSYAKSIAPYPHDPAKAKQLLAQAGFPNGFSTTIWVRPTGSVLNPNPKAGAELLQADLAKIGVKADVRVIEWGELIKQAKLGQHDLLFMGFAGDNGDPDNILTPQFSCNSVKSGLNFARYCDPKLDKLIADAKETADQAKRAKLYEAAQKIIHDEALWIPLGYPTAAAITRPNVAGYRVSPFGRQHFDAVSVQ, translated from the coding sequence ATGCGCTTCACGCACATCGCCGCCGCCGCGCTCGTCGCCGCCGCTTCCGTCGCCGCCGCGAAACCGCTGACGGTCTGCACCGAGTCGAGCCCGGACGGCTTCGACGTCGTTCAGTACAACTCGCTCGTCACGACGAACGCATCCGCCGACGTCGTCTTCAACACGCTCGTGTCGTACGACGAAGCGACGAAAAAGGTGGTGCCCGCGCTCGCGGACAAATGGGATGTGAGCGCCGACGGCCTCGCGTACACGTTCCATCTGCGCCCGAACGTCGCGTTCCAGACCACCGACTCCTTCAAGCCGACGCGCGCGCTCGACGCCGACGACGTCCTCTTCACGTTCGGCCGGATGCTCGACGACGCGAATCCGTGGCACAAGGTCGCGGGCGCGAGCGGCTTTCCGCATGCGCAGTCGATGGGCCTCGCGAAGCTCGTGAAGGCGGTCACGAAGATCGACGAGTCGACCGTGAAGTTCGAACTGAACGAACCGAACGCGACGTTCGTGCCGATCCTCACGATGGGCTTCGCGTCGATCTACTCGGCCGAGTACGCGGATCAGCTGCTGAAGGCGGGCAAGCAGGCGGACTTGAACGCGAAGCCGGTCGGCACCGGGCCGTTCGTGCTGAAGAGTTACACGAAGGACGCGGTGATCCGCTACGAGGCGAACCCGACGTACTGGGGGCCGAAGCCGAAGGTCGAGCGCCTCATCTACGCGATCACGCCCGATCCGTCGGTGCGCGCGCAGAAGGTGAAGGCGGGCGAATGCCAGATCGCGCTGTCGCCGAAGCCGCAGGACGTCGCGGCCGCGAAGGCCGACCGCGCGCTGAGGGTCGTCGAGACGCCCGCGTTCATGACCGCGTTCGTCGCGCTCAACACGCAGAAGAAACCGCTCGACAACGACAAGGTTCGCGAGGCGCTCAATCTCGCGTTCGATCGCGCGACGTACCTGAAGGTCGTGTTCGACAACACGGCGACGCCCGCGACGAATCCGTATCCGCCGAACACGTGGAGCTACGCGAAATCGATCGCGCCGTATCCGCACGATCCGGCGAAGGCGAAGCAGTTGCTCGCGCAAGCGGGCTTCCCGAACGGCTTCTCGACGACGATCTGGGTGCGCCCGACGGGCAGCGTGCTGAACCCGAACCCGAAGGCGGGCGCGGAGCTGCTGCAGGCCGACCTCGCGAAGATCGGCGTGAAGGCGGACGTGCGGGTGATCGAATGGGGCGAGCTGATCAAGCAGGCGAAGCTCGGCCAGCACGATCTGCTGTTCATGGGCTTCGCCGGCGACAACGGCGATCCGGACAACATCCTCACGCCGCAATTCAGTTGCAACTCGGTGAAGTCGGGCCTGAACTTCGCGCGCTATTGCGATCCGAAGCTCGACAAGCTGATCGCCGACGCAAAGGAAACCGCCGATCAAGCCAAGCGCGCGAAGCTGTACGAGGCCGCGCAGAAGATCATCCACGACGAGGCGCTGTGGATTCCCCTCGGCTATCCGACCGCCGCGGCGATCACCCGGCCGAACGTCGCCGGCTATCGCGTGAGCCCGTTCGGGCGGCAGCACTTCGACGCGGTCTCGGTGCAGTAA
- a CDS encoding ABC-F family ATP-binding cassette domain-containing protein: MARTAPAGALVALHHVSFRFDDGVTLFDSLDLTFDRAPSAIVGRNGAGKSVLARLIAGRLAPTAGAIERHASIAFVAQHDADAMHDSRCTAAAVARLDAPLAALERVARGDARADDFDLLDGRWDLAERWQAALDEAGLPPLDARTPAHALSGGQLARVAMIGALLSGADLLVADEPTNHLDAPGREWLRAALAGWRGGLVVVSHDRALLADVERIVELTPRGARVYGGNYAAYRAQRDAEAQAAQAALDHAHAERERERRRLAREHDTIQRHAAATRRYAETANLPSGKRVSLKNSAREIMGRVRRDHRDTKTALGDAVQAAAARIEPDAPVLVSLPGTEIAARRRLFTLDAARLPWLPAHARAATVTWSAHGPARIALTGPNGCGKSTLLRMLAGECAPRAGRCDTHVPLAYLDQRLALLDPRRSVVEQLAALRTPLGQGELRSRLALLQLDATRATQPSARLSGGERLKAALACALWRETPAQLLLLDEPTNHLDLESVRAFEAALADFPGAIVAVSHDAAFIDALAPTHAMRWTSEGWRFEPVA, from the coding sequence ATGGCCCGGACCGCTCCCGCCGGCGCGCTCGTCGCGCTTCATCACGTTTCCTTTCGCTTCGACGACGGCGTCACGCTGTTCGATTCGCTCGACCTCACGTTCGATCGCGCGCCGAGCGCGATCGTCGGCCGCAACGGCGCCGGCAAGAGCGTGCTCGCGCGCCTGATCGCCGGTCGGCTCGCACCGACGGCGGGCGCGATCGAGCGGCACGCGTCGATCGCGTTCGTCGCGCAGCACGACGCCGACGCGATGCACGATTCGCGATGCACGGCCGCCGCCGTCGCGCGCCTCGACGCGCCGCTCGCCGCGCTCGAGCGCGTCGCGCGCGGCGATGCGCGCGCGGACGACTTCGACTTGCTCGACGGACGCTGGGACCTCGCCGAGCGCTGGCAGGCGGCGCTCGACGAAGCCGGACTGCCGCCGCTCGACGCGCGCACGCCCGCGCACGCGCTGAGCGGCGGCCAGCTCGCGCGCGTCGCGATGATCGGCGCGCTGCTCTCGGGCGCGGACCTGCTCGTCGCCGACGAGCCGACGAACCATCTCGACGCGCCCGGCCGCGAATGGCTGCGCGCGGCGCTCGCCGGCTGGCGCGGCGGCCTCGTCGTCGTGAGCCACGATCGCGCGCTGCTCGCCGACGTCGAGCGAATCGTGGAGCTGACGCCGCGCGGCGCGCGCGTGTACGGCGGCAACTACGCCGCGTATCGTGCGCAGCGCGACGCCGAGGCCCAGGCGGCGCAGGCCGCGCTCGATCACGCGCACGCCGAGCGCGAGCGCGAGCGCCGCCGGCTCGCGCGCGAGCACGACACGATCCAGCGGCATGCGGCCGCCACGCGCCGCTATGCGGAGACGGCCAACCTGCCGAGCGGCAAGCGCGTGTCGCTGAAGAACAGCGCGCGCGAGATCATGGGCCGCGTGCGGCGCGATCATCGCGACACGAAGACCGCGTTGGGCGACGCGGTACAGGCGGCGGCGGCGCGCATCGAGCCGGATGCGCCGGTGCTCGTGTCGCTGCCGGGCACCGAGATCGCCGCGCGCCGCCGGCTCTTCACGCTCGACGCCGCGCGGCTGCCGTGGCTGCCCGCGCACGCGCGCGCGGCCACCGTCACGTGGTCCGCGCACGGGCCCGCGCGCATCGCGCTCACGGGGCCGAACGGCTGCGGGAAATCGACGCTGCTGCGCATGCTGGCCGGCGAATGCGCGCCGCGCGCGGGGCGTTGCGACACACACGTGCCGCTCGCGTATCTCGACCAGCGGCTCGCGCTGCTCGATCCGCGGCGCTCCGTCGTCGAGCAGCTCGCGGCGCTGCGCACGCCGCTCGGGCAGGGCGAGCTGCGCAGCCGGCTCGCGTTGCTTCAGCTCGACGCGACGCGCGCGACGCAGCCGAGCGCGCGGCTAAGCGGCGGCGAGCGGCTGAAGGCGGCGCTCGCCTGCGCGCTGTGGCGCGAGACGCCCGCGCAACTGCTGCTGCTCGACGAGCCGACGAACCATCTCGATCTCGAATCGGTGCGTGCGTTCGAAGCCGCGCTCGCGGATTTTCCGGGGGCGATCGTCGCGGTGTCGCACGACGCGGCGTTCATCGACGCGCTCGCGCCGACGCACGCGATGCGGTGGACGAGCGAGGGCTGGCGCTTCGAGCCCGTCGCGTGA